In Fusarium falciforme chromosome 10, complete sequence, a single genomic region encodes these proteins:
- a CDS encoding HET domain-containing protein, with protein sequence MASVKWSPVYETHISEDTVITLHHLCAACSTFQRASTLLRRLSHGEQLRLHTKETFKLCSVKDLRAGYLGSCHLCALLWTHAGGHRFDPDKGIVKELDITVCLEARDFEMEYTLEYQTSGLQKWWSDLVPPFITELGVVVLKISKVYAGKNRSSDIDDKMYELYIYPSSNRRLNSATFRHGNEPISSKNDMKLAQIESWYLECSENHPKCTAYPSMVTQGSQLPSRLLDLQGDKIKLECNVDSLPQLKYTTLSHMWGPDPNACLQLTQSRLHEFESDIPSSLLPTKYLEAIRIAKALGFRYIWIDSLCIIQDSDEDWKKEALKMAAVYGRTSLNISYVYPPSDSPSQQHLRDPRIIVPCELPMKHLKSGSKSSSSSSTPLVVQSAPGFVNKFWSPTTYKQIWPLLSRAWVFQERLLCSRNIYYGQDRLLWECCEGLEDEFSGRLMDSPRSKSRFHSVFAGIQGSSQGREHDESFKGQWSLLVEEYRLADLTFEKDRVIAFAGIVKAVQSQTRFTYLAGIWKEFAELDLLWVFHPPSPLGDFFTRRDEMRKHAPSWSWFSVPPRLQSASTNSDTVDFRIRTEIYNRSFHTIYKAQIVSFYHPKLVSSPEALLHDLENMSITLKTRKIPSNLTWDGPFLRLLPHGRHALGGEKYLEPKNAMKYVHDDVSLVPGSAVPNGACMILTAFEAWVLKDKIDHRYDTYAPSGDETTTSWQCAGLVVVPAGKSASGQDSWERIGVFVFSDIVDGLGVPEIPFSMEGGEEEVCLV encoded by the exons ATGGCTTCGGTGAAATGGAGTCCTGTCTATGAGACACATATCTCTGAGGACACAGTGATCACCCTCCACCACCTCTGCGCTGCCTGCTCAACTTTTCAACGAGCGTCGACCCTCTTGCGGCGCTTGTCCCATGGAGAACAGCTACGGCTCCACACCAAGGAGACTTTCAAGCTGTGCTCAGTAAAGGACCTGAGAGCTGGGTATCTTGGCAGTTGCCATCTCTGTGCCCTGCTATGGACCCACGCTGGGGGTCACCGCTTCGACCCGGACAAGGGAATAGTCAAAGAACTAGACATCACTGTGTGTCTGGAAGCTAGGGACTTTGAAATGGAGTACACTCTGGAGTATCAGACCTCGGGTCTTCAGAAGTGGTGGAGCGATCTGGTCCCACCTTTCAT AACGGAACTTGGAGTGGTCGTCTTGAAAATATCCAAGGTTTATGCTGGCAAGAATCGTTCTTCTGATATTGACGACAAGATGTATGAGTTATACATCTATCCATCTTCAA ATCGACGACTAAACTCGGCAACTTTTCGACACGGGAACGAGCCGATATCCTCCAAGAATGACATGAAATTGGCTCAGATTGAGTCATGGTATCTGGAATGCTCAGAGAACCACCCAAAGTGCACCGCTTATCCCAGCATGGTCACGCAAGGCAGCCAGTTACCATCCCGTCTTTTGGACCTCCAAGgagacaagatcaagctAGAATGCAACGTCGACAGTCTTCCTCAATTGAAATACACAACACTGAGCCACATGTGGGGTCCTGATCCCAACGCCTGTCTTCAGCTAACCCAGTCTCGGCTTCATGAGTTCGAATCTGATATCCCTTCGTCTCTTCTCCCGACAAAATATCTCGAGGCGATCCGTATTGCGAAGGCTCTCGGCTTTCGTTATATCTGGATTGATTCGCTCTGCATTATCCAAGACTCGGACGAGGATTGGAAGAAAGAGGCTCTGAAGATGGCTGCCGTATATGGTCGAACTTCTCTTAATATCTCATATGTGTATCCACCATCTGATAGCCCAAGCCAGCAGCATCTCCGAGACCCTAGGATAATAGTTCCATGTGAACTACCCATGAAACACCTTAAATCAGGCAGCAAAAGCAGCTCTTCAAGTTCGACTCCTCTGGTTGTCCAGAGTGCTCCAGGTTTCGTCAACAAGTTCTGGTCTCCCACCACCTACAAGCAGATCTGGCCTCTACTCAGCAGGGCTTGGGTGTTCCAAGAGCGCCTACTTTGCTCTCGAAATATCTATTACGGGCAGGATAGGCTGCTATGGGAGTGCTGTGAAGGGCTCGAGGATGAGTTCTCGGGTCGTCTGATGGACTCTCCTCGCTCTAAAAGTCGATTCCACTCTGTGTTTGCCGGTATACAGGGCAGCTCGCAAGGCCGAGAGCACGACGAGAGTTTCAAGGGACAGTGGAGTCTTTTGGTTGAAGAGTATCGACTGGCAGATCTGACCTTTGAGAAGGATCGTGTTATCGCCTTTGCAGGTATCGTCAAAGCTGTTCAATCGCAGACCAGGTTTACGTACCTGGCAGGCATCTGGAAAGAATTCGCCGAGCTCGATCTTCTATGGGTGTTTCACCCCCCGTCTCCCCTGGGAGACTTTTTCACGagaagagatgagatgagaaagCACGCCCCGTCTTGGTCGTGGTTTTCAGTACCTCCACGTCTGCAATCAGCATCTACGAACAGTGACACAGTCGACTTTCGCATTCGCACCGAGATATATAACCGCTCATTTCATACCATCTATAAGGCCCAGATCGTCTCATTCTATCACCCCAAGCTTGTCTCCAGCCCCGAGGCCCTGCTCCACGACTTGGAAAACATGAGCATCACACTCAAGACAAGGAAGATACCGAGCAATCTGACATGGGATGGGCCATTTCTTCGGCTTCTACCACATGGAAGACATGCACTGGGCGGGGAAAAGTATCTCGAGCCCAAGAATGCCATGAAATATGTCCACGATGACGTGTCCCTGGTGCCTGGCTCTGCAGTCCCCAACGGGGCGTGCATGATTCTGACGGCGTTTGAAGCGTGGGTTTTGAAAGACAAGATAGATCATCGATACGACACCTATGCTCCGTCTGGAGACGAGACGACTACTTCTTGGCAGTGTGCAGGGTTGGTCGTGGTCCCAGCAGGGAAGAGTGCAAGTGGTCAGGACTCGTGGGAACGCATCGGGGTGTTTGTGTTTTCAGATATCGTGGATGGACTAGGAGTACCTGAAATTCCTTTTTCTATGGaagggggagaagaagaggtttgCCTTGTTTAG
- a CDS encoding MFS domain-containing protein, whose product MPDTSKPHDEHVDGKSSLESNAEEAIPTGALAMDSIHRQQVEKKLKRKLDARCSLFVLIYIMNYLDRNNIAAARLKGLQDDLKLDDTQYATCLSILYVGYILMQVPSNMFINRISRPSLYISCAMLLWGLVSTLSGVVHNFTGMVLIRFFLGFVEAAFLPGALLILSKWYTRRELTTRNAILFCGNLISNAFSALIGAGVLSNMQGVLGHAAWRWLFWIEGAITMAVALSAAIILPDLPHNSRGFTEEERQVAQLRMIEDVGEADTDSSEEGIFYGFNLAIKDVKIYIMMLTFTAYVVGLSFNAFFPTLTGTLGFEYVPTLLMSSPPWVFSCIVSLINAWHSDRTEEKFWHIVGPICVGIVGFVISMSTLNVAARYVALFLQASSYAGFIVFYSWISSSFPRPPAKRAVAIAMINAFSQLGNVAGSYVWDLPENGFRKSYGIVLSMFGVTIVGCWIFRMILVDLNKKLDAGESAWETRRDVAAQTAAVEVMDNPDEALRMKRDFRYLI is encoded by the exons ATGCCCGACACGTCGAAGCCCCACGACGAGCATGTGGACGGCAAGTCCAGCCTCGAGTCCAACGCCGAGGAGGCGATTCCGACTGGCGCCCTCGCGATGGACTCGATCCACAGACAGCAGGTTGAGAAGAAGTTGAAGCGAAAGCTGGATGCGAGATGCAGTCTCTTCGTTCTGATTTATATCATGAACTACCTGGATCGCAACAACATCGCGGCGGCACGACTCAAGGGTCTCCAGGACGATTTGAAGCTCGACGACACACAATACGCAACATGTCTGAGCATTCTTTATGTTGGATACATTCTCATGCAGGTTCCTTCCAACATGTTCATCAATCGGATTAGCAGGCCGTCGCTGTACATCTCCTGTGCCATGCTTCTCTGGGGTCTCGTCTCGACCCTCTCTGGAGTCGTCCACAACTTTACCGGCATGGTTCTCATTCGATTTTTCCTTGGATTTGTTGAGGCTGCGTTCCTTCCCGGTGCTCTTCTGATCCTTTCCAAGTGGTACACACGTCGGGAGCTTACTACTCGCAACGCCATCCTGTTCTGCGGTAACCTCATCTCCAACGCCTTCTCGGCCCTCATTGGAGCTGGTGTCTTGTCCAACATGCAAGGGGTGTTGGGTCACGCAGCTTGGCGTTGGCTCTTCTGGATTGAAGGAGCTATCACAATGGCTGTTGCCCTCTCTGCAGCTATTATTCTCCCCGATCTTCCCCACAACTCTCGAGGcttcaccgaggaggagcgaCAGGTTGCACAGCTCCGCATGATTGAGGACGTTGGAGAAGCCGATACCGACTCTTCTGAAGAGGGTATCTTTTATGGTTTCAACCTGGCTATCAAGGATGTCAAGATCTACATCATGATGCTCACCTTTACGGCATATGTCGTCGGTCTCTCTTTCAACGCCTTCTTCCCCACCCTGACTGGAACTCTTGGTTTCGAATACGTCCCTACATTGCTCATGAGCTCTCCTCCTTGGGTATTCTCCTGCATCGTTTCTCTGATCAATGCCTGGCATTCCGACAGAACAGAGGAAAAG TTCTGGCACATCGTGGGACCTATTTGCGTCGGCATTGTAGGTTTTGTTATCAGCATGTCCACCCTCAACGTGGCTGCTCGTTACGTTGCTCTTTTCCTGCAAGCCAGCTCATACGCGGGCTTCATCGTCTTTTATTCGTGGATCAGTTCCTCATTCCCCCGACCTCCGGCCAAGCGAGCCGTGGCCATCGCCATGATCAACGCCTTCAGTCAGCTGGGCAACGTGGCTGGCTCGTACGTGTGGGATCTTCCCGAGAACGGCTTCCGCAAGAGCTACGGCATTGTTCTGTCCATGTTTGGCGTCACCATTGTCGGCTGCTGGATCTTCCGCATGATCTTGGTTGACTTGAACAAGAAGCTCGATGCTGGCGAGTCGGCTTGGGAGACGAGACGCGATGTGGCTGCCCAGACGGCTGCTGTGGAGGTTATGGACAACCCAGACGAGGCTCTGCGCATGAAGAGGGATTTCCGATACTTGATCTAA